The Sphingobium aromaticiconvertens genome has a segment encoding these proteins:
- a CDS encoding HAD family phosphatase: protein MFVDQPSTLYPVVPNTFPDPVRAVIFDMDGTLLDTEAAHLRAMAEAGTALGWDVSQDLLLQMVGIHREATQHMVAAHFGPDFPLDRFFLDSDALFEAANEAGIAVRPGAVPLLEHLKRAGIPMAVATSTRAPFAQNRLERAGLLSNFDIVVTRSDVERPKPDPEPYLLAAAGLGIDPVSAVAVEDSYAGIRSATAAGIATVMVPDLLPPTQESHLLAAAILPSLEDLRDLLRLA from the coding sequence ATGTTCGTCGATCAGCCTTCAACCCTATACCCCGTCGTCCCGAACACGTTTCCCGATCCCGTCAGGGCGGTCATCTTCGACATGGATGGCACTTTGCTGGACACGGAAGCTGCGCATCTGCGCGCCATGGCAGAGGCCGGGACGGCGCTGGGATGGGACGTGTCGCAGGATTTGCTGTTGCAGATGGTGGGCATCCATCGGGAAGCGACGCAGCACATGGTGGCGGCGCATTTCGGACCGGATTTCCCACTGGACCGGTTCTTCCTGGATAGCGATGCCTTGTTCGAGGCGGCGAACGAAGCGGGAATAGCGGTGCGGCCGGGGGCTGTTCCGCTATTGGAGCATCTAAAGCGCGCGGGCATTCCGATGGCCGTCGCCACTTCTACGCGCGCTCCCTTTGCCCAGAATCGGCTGGAGCGGGCAGGGCTGCTCTCCAATTTCGATATCGTCGTAACCCGCAGCGACGTTGAACGTCCCAAGCCCGATCCTGAGCCTTATCTGCTGGCTGCGGCTGGACTGGGGATCGACCCGGTAAGCGCGGTTGCAGTGGAGGACAGCTATGCGGGGATACGGTCAGCCACAGCCGCCGGGATCGCGACCGTGATGGTGCCGGACCTGCTGCCGCCAACGCAGGAATCGCATTTGCTGGCGGCCGCCATTTTACCCAGCCTCGAAGATTTGCGGGATCTTCTCCGCCTAGCCTGA
- the cobU gene encoding bifunctional adenosylcobinamide kinase/adenosylcobinamide-phosphate guanylyltransferase, which produces MPSGTLFVLGGARSGKSRYAQARAEASAGKLIFIATAQAFDAEMTDRIVQHRADRGERWSTVEAPLDLAGAIAAHDAPDTLLLVDCLTLWASNLMFDERDIAYETENLGSAIGGARGGIILVANEVGLGIVPDNALARRFRDVAGSINQAVAAAADEAVMMFAGLPLWLKKSG; this is translated from the coding sequence ATGCCGTCCGGCACGCTGTTCGTCCTTGGCGGCGCACGATCGGGCAAGAGCCGCTATGCGCAGGCCCGCGCCGAAGCGTCCGCCGGGAAACTGATCTTCATCGCAACCGCGCAAGCCTTTGACGCGGAGATGACAGACAGGATCGTGCAGCATCGCGCGGATCGTGGCGAGCGCTGGTCGACGGTGGAGGCACCGCTGGACCTTGCCGGGGCCATCGCCGCCCATGACGCGCCCGATACCCTGTTGCTTGTCGATTGCCTGACGCTCTGGGCCTCCAACCTGATGTTTGATGAGCGAGACATCGCCTATGAAACCGAAAATCTGGGGAGCGCGATCGGGGGAGCGCGCGGCGGGATCATCCTTGTCGCCAATGAAGTCGGGCTGGGCATCGTCCCGGACAATGCGCTGGCACGCCGGTTTCGTGACGTTGCGGGATCGATCAATCAGGCAGTCGCTGCTGCGGCTGACGAGGCGGTCATGATGTTTGCCGGCCTCCCCCTATGGCTGAAAAAATCAGGCTAG
- a CDS encoding cobyric acid synthase, giving the protein MGAVMLQGTGSDVGKSVLVAGLCRALVNRGLRVQPFKPQNMSNNAAVTIDGGEIGRAQALQAIACKVEAHSDMNPVLLKPQADRTSQLIVHGQVRGTLGAGNFREARGALLGAVMESYGRLRQRCDIVVVEGAGSPAEINLRAGDIANMGFARAANVPVILIGDIDRGGVIAAIVGTKAVIDPADATMIRGFIINKFRGDPTLFEDGYRQIETLSGWQGFGVIPWLPATARLPSEDAVVLEKPQATDHRRKLVACPILPRISNFDDLDPLKLEEGLEVRMIPPGQPIPAEADLIILPGSKATIVDLKALRAQGWDIDILAHHRRGRAILGLCGGYQMLGKRIADPDGIEGPAGTIEGLGLLDVETTLTPIKALRAVSGMALGARFDGYEMHMGETTGPDTERPLVLFDDGRRDGASSADGIVMGSYVHGLLSDAAQRRALLARFGVEGSGRDYRASIDTALDEIAASLEEHVDVDALIALSAACAL; this is encoded by the coding sequence ATGGGCGCTGTGATGCTTCAGGGAACAGGGTCGGATGTCGGCAAGTCGGTGCTGGTTGCGGGTCTTTGTCGCGCGCTCGTCAATCGGGGGCTGCGGGTGCAGCCCTTCAAACCGCAGAATATGTCGAACAATGCGGCGGTAACGATCGACGGCGGCGAGATTGGACGGGCGCAGGCCTTGCAAGCGATCGCCTGCAAGGTTGAAGCGCATAGCGACATGAACCCCGTGCTGCTCAAGCCTCAGGCAGACCGAACCTCCCAGCTCATCGTCCATGGCCAAGTACGCGGCACGCTGGGCGCAGGGAATTTCCGCGAGGCGCGCGGCGCGCTGCTGGGCGCTGTGATGGAAAGCTATGGCCGGCTGCGACAGCGATGCGACATCGTGGTGGTCGAGGGGGCCGGGTCGCCCGCCGAGATCAACCTGCGCGCGGGCGACATTGCCAATATGGGCTTTGCCCGCGCGGCAAATGTGCCCGTCATCCTGATCGGTGACATTGATCGCGGCGGCGTGATCGCCGCGATCGTCGGCACGAAGGCCGTCATCGATCCCGCCGATGCCACGATGATCCGGGGCTTCATCATCAACAAGTTCCGGGGCGATCCCACGCTGTTCGAGGATGGCTATCGCCAGATCGAGACGCTGTCGGGCTGGCAGGGGTTCGGCGTCATACCATGGCTGCCCGCCACCGCCCGCCTTCCGAGCGAAGATGCGGTCGTGCTGGAAAAACCACAGGCGACCGATCATCGCCGAAAGCTGGTCGCCTGCCCGATCCTGCCGCGCATTTCCAATTTCGACGATCTGGACCCGCTCAAGCTGGAGGAGGGACTGGAGGTGCGGATGATCCCGCCCGGCCAGCCGATCCCGGCAGAAGCGGACCTCATCATCCTGCCGGGGTCAAAAGCGACGATCGTCGACCTCAAAGCGCTCAGGGCGCAGGGTTGGGACATCGACATATTGGCCCACCATCGCCGTGGACGCGCAATATTGGGCCTGTGTGGCGGATACCAGATGCTGGGCAAACGGATCGCCGATCCTGACGGGATCGAGGGACCAGCCGGAACGATCGAAGGATTGGGGCTGCTGGATGTCGAAACGACGCTGACCCCCATAAAAGCCCTCCGCGCGGTGAGCGGCATGGCCCTTGGGGCACGTTTCGACGGCTATGAAATGCATATGGGCGAAACCACAGGCCCCGACACTGAAAGGCCGCTTGTTCTTTTCGATGACGGTCGGCGGGATGGCGCGTCCAGCGCGGACGGCATTGTGATGGGCAGCTATGTCCATGGCTTGCTGTCGGACGCAGCGCAGCGACGCGCCCTTCTGGCGCGCTTCGGTGTCGAGGGCAGTGGCCGGGATTATCGCGCGTCGATCGACACGGCTCTTGATGAGATCGCCGCTTCGCTGGAGGAGCATGTGGACGTTGACGCGCTGATTGCTCTGTCGGCGGCGTGCGCGCTGTGA
- the cbiB gene encoding adenosylcobinamide-phosphate synthase CbiB yields MADPIALTALLLDAAIGWPQALYRWVGHPVGLFARIIETCETRWNKPARSDASRRALGILTVAILILMAGGLGLLLQALLVRLLGPWNWLGIALLAAPGLAQRSLHDHVLPVAKALENNDLATARIAVGMIVGRDTDRLDDAGVARAAIESLSESFCDGVTAPLFWLLLLGLPGIWIYKAINTADSLIGHREKRWRAFGWAAARTDDLLNLLPARLAGVLICLCAGRGWRVMARDAGKHDSPNAGWPEAAMAGALDVRLAGPIAYDGVLSPKAWIGDGSPQADAADVRHALTLYRRACLCLWLIAGGVAWAL; encoded by the coding sequence ATGGCTGATCCCATTGCCCTGACCGCTTTGCTGCTGGATGCCGCCATCGGCTGGCCGCAGGCGCTTTATCGTTGGGTCGGGCATCCGGTCGGGCTGTTCGCACGGATCATCGAGACATGTGAAACGCGGTGGAATAAGCCCGCGCGATCCGACGCATCTCGCCGGGCGCTGGGCATATTGACCGTAGCGATCCTCATCCTCATGGCCGGTGGCCTTGGCCTTTTGCTGCAAGCCCTGCTTGTTCGGCTTCTGGGTCCGTGGAATTGGCTTGGGATAGCCCTGCTCGCCGCCCCGGGGCTAGCCCAGCGCAGCCTTCACGATCATGTCCTGCCTGTCGCCAAGGCGCTCGAAAACAATGATCTCGCCACCGCGCGCATTGCCGTCGGCATGATCGTGGGCCGTGATACCGACAGGTTGGATGACGCCGGGGTAGCGCGCGCCGCGATCGAAAGCCTGTCGGAGAGCTTTTGCGATGGCGTGACGGCGCCCCTGTTCTGGCTCCTCCTGTTGGGTCTGCCGGGCATCTGGATCTACAAGGCGATCAACACCGCCGACAGCCTGATCGGCCATCGCGAGAAACGATGGCGCGCTTTCGGCTGGGCGGCGGCGCGCACCGATGACCTGCTGAACCTCCTTCCCGCACGATTGGCGGGCGTCCTGATCTGTCTGTGCGCTGGCCGGGGTTGGCGAGTGATGGCGCGCGATGCGGGCAAGCATGACTCGCCCAATGCGGGCTGGCCCGAAGCCGCGATGGCAGGCGCGCTGGATGTGCGCCTTGCCGGTCCCATCGCCTATGACGGCGTCCTCTCCCCCAAAGCCTGGATCGGTGACGGATCGCCGCAGGCCGATGCGGCCGATGTCCGTCATGCGCTCACCCTGTATCGTCGTGCTTGCCTTTGCCTCTGGCTGATCGCAGGAGGCGTGGCATGGGCGCTGTGA
- a CDS encoding threonine-phosphate decarboxylase: protein MNGWTFHGGRLSKAKAHFGNVGAQWLDLSTGINPHAWPGVSNLSIDWRSLPDVKALEALEAAAAHHFGVDPAHICAVPGTEVGLRMLGDCLPGPAAHVVPSYRTHGEMVMGSRPIAITDVVTIAGSTLILANPNNPDGRVLTASELAGTLQHISATAGWLVIDEAFADATPDISLASQISDDRPLVIFRSFGKFFGLAGVRLGFVLGPRTLIARFRAKLGSWPLSSAAIAIGAAAYRDERWIEDMRTRLPIDAKALSDMLLRHSLKVIGECPLFGLIEVDDAATVFERLARRAILTRPFDHNPSWLRIGLPDSEEALARLDDALTYG from the coding sequence ATGAACGGCTGGACCTTCCATGGCGGCAGGCTTTCGAAAGCCAAAGCGCATTTCGGCAATGTCGGCGCGCAGTGGCTAGACCTTTCCACCGGCATCAACCCTCATGCCTGGCCGGGCGTATCGAATCTTTCGATCGACTGGCGGTCCCTGCCCGATGTCAAGGCGCTGGAGGCGTTGGAAGCCGCAGCCGCGCATCATTTCGGTGTCGATCCCGCGCATATCTGCGCCGTGCCGGGCACGGAGGTCGGACTGCGGATGCTCGGCGATTGCCTTCCCGGCCCTGCCGCCCATGTCGTGCCGTCCTACCGCACCCATGGCGAGATGGTCATGGGCAGCCGCCCGATCGCCATCACCGATGTGGTGACCATAGCGGGTTCGACACTCATCCTCGCCAATCCCAACAACCCCGATGGCCGGGTTCTAACCGCGTCTGAACTGGCCGGAACATTGCAGCATATTTCGGCCACGGCAGGCTGGCTGGTGATCGACGAAGCCTTTGCCGATGCAACGCCGGACATCAGCCTTGCCAGCCAGATCAGCGACGATCGACCACTCGTCATCTTCCGGTCATTCGGCAAATTCTTCGGTCTTGCAGGCGTTCGTCTGGGCTTCGTTCTGGGACCGCGCACGCTGATCGCACGCTTCCGCGCGAAGCTGGGGAGTTGGCCGCTATCATCAGCGGCGATCGCCATCGGCGCAGCCGCCTATCGCGATGAACGATGGATCGAGGATATGAGGACGCGCTTGCCGATCGATGCCAAGGCGTTGAGCGACATGCTGTTGCGCCACAGCCTCAAGGTCATCGGTGAGTGCCCCCTCTTCGGCCTGATCGAAGTGGATGACGCCGCAACAGTCTTCGAAAGGCTTGCACGCCGCGCCATCCTCACTCGCCCGTTCGATCACAACCCTTCCTGGCTTCGGATCGGCTTGCCCGACAGCGAAGAGGCGCTGGCCCGTCTGGACGACGCGCTCACATATGGCTGA
- a CDS encoding adenosylcobinamide-GDP ribazoletransferase, with protein sequence MKGFILALQFLTRLPTPRVMADEAAFAASIRWFPAVGLVIGTLVAGAAFAGSRFDPWLGPLAALGVWVAVTGALHLDGLSDLADASGAAHKDRERLLAVLADPHVGSFGVVAIALQLIAKLILLHSAVEAQLFWPLILIPFAARIGPLVWTIWLPPLHEGLASRFRVAVRPADMAVWTVALVATASASPSILMTAPLILWWGWQLRRTIGGISGDGHGAGIELIETALLLSMVILFHLWPRI encoded by the coding sequence ATGAAGGGTTTCATCCTCGCCCTCCAGTTCCTGACGCGTTTGCCAACGCCGCGCGTCATGGCGGATGAGGCCGCTTTCGCAGCCTCCATACGTTGGTTTCCCGCCGTTGGACTGGTGATTGGCACACTCGTCGCGGGCGCCGCATTTGCCGGTTCCAGATTCGATCCGTGGTTGGGTCCGCTGGCAGCGTTGGGCGTCTGGGTGGCCGTTACGGGCGCGCTACATCTCGATGGGCTGTCGGACCTGGCCGATGCCAGTGGCGCGGCGCATAAGGACAGGGAGCGCCTTCTGGCCGTTCTCGCCGATCCGCATGTCGGTAGTTTTGGGGTAGTCGCTATCGCCCTTCAGTTGATCGCCAAGCTGATCCTGCTGCACAGCGCTGTCGAAGCACAACTATTCTGGCCGCTCATCCTGATCCCCTTTGCCGCCCGGATCGGCCCGCTGGTCTGGACGATCTGGCTGCCGCCACTGCATGAGGGGCTGGCATCGCGTTTTCGGGTGGCTGTCCGTCCTGCCGACATGGCAGTGTGGACTGTCGCGCTCGTCGCTACCGCTTCTGCGTCGCCCTCCATCCTAATGACTGCCCCCCTGATCCTGTGGTGGGGCTGGCAGCTTCGCCGCACCATCGGCGGCATTTCGGGCGATGGTCACGGCGCGGGCATCGAACTGATCGAAACGGCCCTGCTGCTCAGCATGGTTATCCTCTTTCACCTGTGGCCCCGCATATGA
- a CDS encoding histidine phosphatase family protein, giving the protein MTGFLLHLLRHGAPEITGRMLGRTDCRPTQEGIAACVAQAKGLDIDIHISSDLARARQPGEALAAASGQPLIVDPRWRELDFGDWDGMSSAEVDPVALGQFWSDPDGRPPPGGERWSALTDRVSAAIHDLTPRPTLVVTHGGAMRAALALLCGFDARQVWAFDLPYASLLSLHIWPGETLSAQIAGLR; this is encoded by the coding sequence ATGACCGGATTCCTGCTCCATCTCCTGCGTCACGGCGCGCCTGAAATCACCGGGCGCATGCTGGGGCGGACCGATTGCAGGCCGACGCAGGAAGGCATCGCCGCCTGCGTCGCGCAGGCCAAGGGGCTGGACATCGACATCCATATATCGTCCGACCTCGCCCGTGCGCGACAACCGGGCGAGGCACTGGCAGCGGCATCGGGCCAGCCGCTGATCGTCGATCCGCGCTGGCGCGAACTCGATTTTGGCGACTGGGACGGCATGAGCAGTGCAGAGGTCGACCCGGTGGCGCTGGGGCAGTTCTGGAGCGATCCTGATGGCCGTCCACCACCGGGCGGCGAACGCTGGTCGGCCCTGACCGACAGGGTTAGCGCCGCGATCCATGACCTGACACCACGCCCCACGCTTGTCGTCACCCATGGGGGAGCGATGCGCGCGGCGCTTGCCCTATTGTGCGGGTTCGATGCCCGACAGGTCTGGGCATTCGACTTGCCCTATGCGTCCCTCCTCTCCCTCCACATCTGGCCGGGCGAGACGCTTTCGGCGCAGATAGCAGGATTGCGGTGA
- the cobT gene encoding nicotinate-nucleotide--dimethylbenzimidazole phosphoribosyltransferase, giving the protein MSGFPTIAAFEAALIDLPKVDATAQEAARARQAQLTKPLGSLGRLEDIALFLAGWQDRERPVLNSMRAAIFAGNHGVTIHGVSAFPADVTAQMVRNFEAGGAAINALAKAVDLDLKIVALDLDRPTADFTCQPAMTEAECLTALSAGADVVEPGLDLLVVGEMGIGNSTAAAALCMRSFGGSAADWVGPGTGIDSQGIARKVVVVEQAIAFHADAPMTPFETLRRLGGREIVAIAGAIVTARQRRIPVVLDGFISCAALAPIATACPAITDHCIAGHRSAEPGHGRLLDRLGLAPLLALDMRLGEGSGAAVAVAVIRSALAAHEGMATFAEAGISGAS; this is encoded by the coding sequence ATGAGCGGCTTTCCCACAATTGCGGCGTTCGAGGCTGCGCTGATTGACCTCCCCAAAGTAGATGCCACCGCACAGGAGGCCGCACGGGCGCGACAGGCCCAACTCACCAAGCCACTTGGCTCGCTGGGACGGCTAGAGGACATTGCGCTGTTCCTGGCCGGGTGGCAGGACCGCGAGCGTCCCGTGTTGAACAGCATGCGCGCCGCCATCTTTGCGGGCAATCATGGCGTGACGATCCATGGCGTCAGCGCCTTCCCGGCGGACGTCACCGCGCAGATGGTCCGCAATTTCGAAGCGGGCGGCGCCGCGATCAACGCCCTCGCCAAAGCGGTCGATCTTGACCTGAAGATTGTGGCGCTGGACCTTGATCGGCCCACGGCGGACTTCACCTGCCAACCCGCCATGACGGAAGCGGAGTGCCTGACCGCGCTGTCGGCGGGCGCGGATGTCGTGGAACCCGGACTCGACCTGCTGGTCGTGGGCGAAATGGGAATCGGCAATTCGACCGCCGCCGCCGCACTGTGCATGCGGTCCTTCGGTGGATCTGCCGCTGACTGGGTCGGCCCCGGCACCGGTATCGATAGCCAGGGCATCGCGCGAAAAGTGGTCGTGGTGGAACAAGCCATCGCCTTTCATGCCGACGCGCCCATGACGCCGTTTGAAACGCTGCGGCGGCTTGGCGGACGAGAGATTGTCGCCATCGCCGGCGCAATCGTGACAGCACGGCAGCGGCGCATCCCTGTGGTTCTTGATGGATTCATCAGTTGCGCGGCGCTGGCGCCGATCGCTACAGCCTGCCCGGCCATCACCGATCATTGCATCGCGGGGCATCGTTCGGCCGAGCCGGGCCACGGCCGCCTGCTGGATCGGCTGGGCCTTGCGCCCCTGCTCGCACTCGACATGCGGCTGGGTGAGGGCAGCGGCGCGGCAGTCGCCGTCGCGGTGATCCGATCGGCGCTGGCCGCGCATGAAGGCATGGCCACCTTTGCCGAAGCGGGCATTTCCGGAGCGTCATGA
- a CDS encoding DUF1636 domain-containing protein: MMKFKPVEDGPAIVACNTCRHSGEARENDSGTRGGAQLVAALRTVKASDPRYDGVTVQEMPCLFACTEFCTVHLRAPAKVGYVLGRFTPDKEAARAILDYAVHYAASEHGRVPFAHWPQGVKGHFITRTPPQGFVVEE; this comes from the coding sequence ATGATGAAGTTCAAGCCGGTCGAAGATGGTCCCGCCATCGTTGCGTGCAACACCTGTCGCCATTCGGGCGAGGCACGCGAAAATGACAGCGGGACGCGGGGCGGCGCCCAACTGGTTGCTGCGCTTCGGACGGTCAAGGCGTCGGACCCGCGCTATGACGGCGTTACGGTACAGGAAATGCCATGCCTGTTCGCCTGCACCGAATTTTGCACCGTCCATCTGCGCGCGCCCGCCAAGGTCGGTTATGTGCTGGGCCGCTTCACGCCTGACAAAGAGGCCGCCCGCGCCATTCTCGACTATGCCGTCCATTATGCGGCGAGCGAGCATGGCCGCGTTCCGTTTGCACATTGGCCGCAGGGCGTGAAGGGCCATTTCATCACCCGCACGCCACCCCAGGGCTTTGTGGTCGAGGAATGA
- a CDS encoding ABC transporter ATP-binding protein, with the protein MVTIQLDSVSVSLGRRQVVRDVSAALEPGRLVGIIGPNGAGKSSLLRVMLGLIPASSGNALIDSKPVAQMARAAVARKVAYLPQGQTLHWPLSVERLVALGRLPHLAPMSSLASDDLAAVDRALDRADVTNLRYRIATDLSGGERARALLARALAVEAPALVVDEPLASLDPGHQIDVMALLRRQADAGALVVAVLHDLTMAARYCDRLLLMHGGSLVADGAPMEVLTAERLRSVYGIDALIDTSGAAPMIVPMDRLPD; encoded by the coding sequence ATGGTGACGATCCAACTGGATTCGGTCAGCGTCAGCCTTGGCCGCCGCCAGGTCGTGCGCGACGTCAGCGCCGCGCTGGAGCCGGGCAGGCTCGTCGGCATTATCGGCCCGAACGGCGCGGGCAAATCCAGCCTGTTGCGCGTGATGCTGGGCCTGATCCCGGCCAGCAGCGGCAATGCTCTGATCGATAGCAAGCCAGTCGCGCAGATGGCCCGCGCCGCCGTGGCGCGCAAGGTCGCCTATCTTCCACAGGGGCAGACGCTGCATTGGCCGCTCAGCGTCGAACGGCTGGTCGCGCTGGGACGACTGCCGCATCTGGCGCCCATGTCGTCGCTGGCGTCAGACGATCTGGCCGCTGTCGATCGGGCGCTCGATCGCGCGGATGTCACCAATCTGCGCTACCGCATTGCCACCGACCTTTCGGGCGGCGAGCGCGCAAGGGCATTGCTGGCCCGCGCGCTGGCGGTCGAAGCGCCCGCTCTGGTCGTGGACGAACCGCTGGCCTCGCTCGATCCGGGCCATCAGATCGATGTTATGGCCCTGTTGCGGCGGCAGGCGGATGCGGGTGCGCTGGTGGTCGCGGTCCTCCATGACCTGACGATGGCCGCGCGCTATTGCGACCGGCTGCTGCTGATGCATGGCGGTTCGCTTGTCGCCGACGGCGCGCCGATGGAGGTACTGACCGCCGAGCGGCTGCGATCGGTCTATGGCATCGACGCCCTCATCGATACATCTGGCGCCGCGCCCATGATCGTCCCGATGGACAGATTGCCCGATTGA
- a CDS encoding iron ABC transporter permease, whose product MMLALLALMVVVATTSMLLGAVSIAPARALAALTGHGDPVASAILIDLRLPRTIIALAVGAMLGLAGATLQGYLRNPLAEPSVLGASNSAALGAVGAIYFGLAELHPLLLPLMAITAALISLALLFALAGHSESPLTLILAGIAVATLAGAGISLALNLSPNPFAAMEIMTWLLGSIENRSFQHVLIALPCIAIGIALLLFDGHALDALTLGEDGARALGVDLRITRLRLLLGVAIGVGGAVAVSGAIGFVGLIVPHLIRPLTDRAPSSILLPSALAGASLLALADIGVRLIPSTNELKLGVMTAFLGVPVFLFHLMRERRIW is encoded by the coding sequence ATGATGCTGGCCCTGCTGGCGCTGATGGTCGTCGTCGCGACAACGTCGATGCTGTTGGGCGCGGTGTCGATCGCTCCGGCACGCGCACTGGCCGCGCTGACGGGGCATGGCGATCCGGTCGCATCGGCGATCCTGATCGACCTGCGACTGCCGCGCACGATCATCGCCCTTGCCGTGGGCGCCATGCTGGGCCTCGCCGGGGCGACGTTGCAGGGCTATCTTCGCAATCCGCTGGCCGAACCATCGGTCCTTGGCGCATCCAACAGCGCCGCGCTGGGGGCCGTTGGCGCCATCTATTTCGGGCTTGCAGAGTTGCACCCGCTACTTCTCCCCCTGATGGCGATTACCGCCGCCCTGATTTCACTCGCGCTGCTTTTCGCTCTGGCCGGTCACTCGGAAAGCCCGCTGACCCTGATCCTCGCCGGCATCGCCGTCGCGACCCTGGCCGGGGCCGGGATCAGCCTGGCCCTCAACCTGTCCCCCAACCCCTTCGCCGCGATGGAGATCATGACCTGGCTGCTGGGTTCGATCGAGAACCGGTCCTTTCAGCATGTCCTGATCGCCCTGCCCTGCATCGCCATCGGCATCGCGCTGCTGTTGTTCGATGGCCATGCGCTTGATGCGCTCACGCTGGGTGAGGATGGCGCGCGGGCGCTGGGCGTCGATTTGCGGATCACGCGGCTACGCCTGCTGCTGGGCGTCGCCATCGGAGTGGGAGGCGCGGTCGCCGTGTCGGGCGCGATCGGTTTCGTCGGCCTGATCGTACCCCATCTGATCCGCCCGCTCACCGACCGCGCGCCATCGTCGATCCTTCTGCCCTCGGCACTGGCGGGCGCATCGCTCCTTGCGCTGGCGGACATAGGCGTGCGCCTGATCCCGTCGACCAACGAACTGAAACTTGGCGTGATGACGGCGTTTCTGGGCGTCCCGGTCTTCCTCTTCCACCTCATGCGGGAGCGGCGGATATGGTGA